GGGGATATGCTCCCCGAATCCGGCGCGCAAGGCATTGCCGCAACGGCATTTCTGGCAACCGGCGCATACGATGAGGTGGCCCACGCCGCCGCCAGCCAATCGGTCCGCAATCTCGCCCGGCAAGACGAATTGGAAGAGATGCTCGCCACGGTCGGCCAGACGTTTCTGGGACTGACCATCAATTGCGCGCGGTGCCACAATCACAAATTTGATCCCATTTCAATTCGGGATTACTACGCCCTGCAAAGCGTGTTCGCGGGCACCCGCCGGGGCGATCGGCCGATGCAATCGATCCGCGATGGGGCCACTCGCCAGCAGGAGTTGCTGCGAATCGACCGCGAATTGCAGCAAGTCGCCGAGGAGACCCGCCGTGTGCAAACCGTGATCGAGCAACGGGTTCGCCGCTCCATGACCACGCCAACGGTGGAATTGGGACCGCTGCCAATCGCCCGCTGGAATTTCGACCACGATGCCCGCGACCAGATCGGCACCCTGCACGGCACGCTGATGGGACAGGCCAAACTCGCTAACGGACGCTTGATTTTGGATGGGAAGTCGAGTTGGCTGCAAACCGCGAAATTGCCCAAGCCGCTCCGCGAACAGACGCTCGAAGCCTGGGCCGCCATCGATCGACTCGATCAACGCGGCGGGGGAGTCTTGACGCTTGAGAAAATCGATGGAAGTCAATTCCACAGCATTGTTTACGGCGAACGGCAGCCTAGCGTGTGGATGCTCGGCAGCGAATTCTTCCGACGCACCCGCGATGTCGTCGCCAAGCCCGAGTCCGATGCCGCCGCGCCGTTGATTCATCTCGCCGTCACCATCCACGCCAACGGCACGGTCACGCTCTATCGCAATGGCCAACGCTATGGCGAGCCGTACCGATTGCTGGGCGAGGCACTCCCGCCGACGTTCCCCGCCGAAATGACGCATCTGCTGATGGGGAAACGACATACGGGAGCCGGAAACGGATTGTTCGCTGGCAGTATCGATGAGGCTCGCCTGTACGATCGTGCGTTATCCGCAGAGGAAGTGGCGACTTCGTTCCGGGCCGGGAATCGCTTACCCAGTGCGGAGCAACTCGCCGCCGCCACCACCGCCGACGAGAAACAGGCACTCGCCCGATTTGCCACGCGAACGCAACAACTGACACAGCAACGAGATCTGTTGAAGACCGTGCCGACCGTATTTGCCGTCGTGTCGGTGTCGCCGCTCGAAACGCGCATCCTGCGGCGTGGGGCGATCGACAAGCCGGACGCTGTCGTGACGCCGCGAGCGCTGCCGCTGTTGGGGCACCGTCCGCCGGAACTCGATGTCACCCCCGAAATGACCGATGGACAACGCCGATTGAAGCTGGCGGAATGGATCAGCGATGAACGCAACCCGTTGCTATGGCGGGTGATGGCGAATCGCGTGTGGCAATGGCATTTTGGCGCGGGAATCGTCGCCAGTTCCAGCGATTTTGGCCGCATGGGGGAGCCGCCCAGCCATCCGGAATTGCTCGATTGGCTGGCCGGTGAATTGCGTCGGAGTGGCGGAAGTCTCAAATCGCTGCATCGGCAGATTGTCACTTCGCAGACATACCAGCAAACCGCGACGGAATCGCCGCAAGCCCGCGCGAAAGACGCCGAGAATCGACTGCTGAGCCGATTCCGTCCGCATCGGTTGGAAGGGGAGGCGGTTCGTGATTGCATTCTGGCCGTGAGTGGCCGCCTCGATGCGACGCGCGGCGGGCCGAGCATGCAGCCGTTCCAAATCGAGCAGTTCAACGCATTTTTCTATCGCATGTTTGAGAAAGATGAGCCGCAATGGAATCGCCGCAGCATCTATCGCATGCAGGTGATTTCGGCACGCGAACCGGTGCTGGAGACGTTCGATTGCCCCGAGCCGAGTGTTCGCACGCCGCGCCGAGTGCCCACGACCACACCACTCCAGGCACTGGAATTGATGAACGGTGCCCTGGTGCAACAGCAATCCAAGCGATTGGCCGAACGCATCGCCCGAGAAGCGGGGCCGACCCCGCGCGAACAGGTGCGTCGGGCCTTCGCGCTGGCGTTGAATCGCTTGCCCAGCGATGCCGAACAGACCCAAGCCGAGACGCTGCTGAAGACGCATGGCGGGCATGCGCTGGCATGGGCGTTGTTCAATTCCAGTGAATTTCTCACCGTGCGATAAGGTTGAGGCCAGAAAGGATCGACGATCATGATGGAATCGACACCGCAACGCCGGGAGTTTTTGCATCAATTCGGTCTGGGGGGAATCGCGCTGACTTGGATGCTGCATCAGGAACGCGGCTTGCGTGCGGAGTCGCCCCCGAAACCGCGTGCGACTCCGACTCCGACTCCGACTGGGCTGCATTTCCCGGCGAAGGCCAAACGGGTGATTCAGATTTTTTCGCCCGGTGGTGTCAGTCATTTGGACACGTTCGACTACAAGCCGGATCTGAAGAAATACGAAGGTCAGCCGCTGCCGAGTGATCGCAAAATCGAGACATTCTTCAATCGACCGGGCCGGTTGATGCCGACGCCGTTTCGCTTTGCGCAACATGGGCAATCGGGCCGATGGGTGAGCGAGCTGTTTCCGGAATTGGCGAAGCATGTGGATCGTCTGACGTTCATCCAAAATATGCAGGCGAAAAGCAGCAATCACACCCCCGCCGCGTTCCAGATGAATTCCGGCACACTGTTCAACGGCTTCCCGTGTATGGGGGCGTGGCTCAGTTACGGATTGGGGACGATGAACGCCGATCTGCCGACGTTCCTGGTCATGCCCGATCCGCGTGGGTTGCCGGCGGGCGGGGCGGTGAATTGGACCAGCGGATTTCTGCCAGCACAACATCAAGGCGTGACCCTGCGAAACGGGCCGGAAGCGGTGCGGAATCTGCAAACGCCGCCGCAAGTCAATCCGCAAGAACGCACGGATTCGCTGGCGATGTTTCGCACCTTGGAAGAGGGATTCGCCGCCACCTTGCCCGGCGACGATGCGCTCCGCGCGCGATTGCGCAGCTACGAATTGGCCGCCCGCATGCAAATGCGAATTCCCGAAGTCACGAGCATCGATTCCGAGCCCGAGCGGATTCGCCGCATGTACGGCCTGGAGCGTCCCGAGACGCGAGGCTTCGGTCGCAACTGCTTACTGGCACGGCGGTTCCTGGAAAAGGGCGTGCGATTTGTGCAGCTCTGGCATGGTGGGGCGTTCGGGTCGCCGCGGATCAATTGGGATGCCCACGAGGATATTGTCGACAATCACCGCACACAAGCAGCGAGTCTGGATCAACCGGTGGCCGCCCTGCTCACCGACTTGCAGGAACGCGGCATGCTGGACGATACGTTGGTGTTGTGGACAACCGAGTTTGGCCGCACCCCCATCACCGAGGGAATCGGCCGACCCGGACGGGATCACCATCCCACGGTGTTTACGATCTGGATGGCCGGCGCGGGGTTGAAGCCCGGCACCGTCTACGGCGCATCCGATGACCTCGGCTTCGGCCCGCAGGACGATGAAGCGACCACGATCTACGACTTCCACGCCACGGTGCTGCATCTGTTGGGGATCGACCACACGAAGTTGACCTATTACCACAACGGAATCCGCCGCCGCCTCACCGACGTCCATGGCGAAGTGATCGAAGACATTCTGGCATAACGAGATGCGCCTCCCGACCCCCGATCAATCGCACTCCCGCCACGCACCCAGCGGGAGCGCATGATTGTACCCGGTTACAGGGGCAGTTGGACGATGTCGGTGCGGCCGCGGAGGAGGCGGACGTAGAGGAGCGCGGGTTGATTGGGGAGGAAGCAGGGGTAGTCGTCGCGTTCGCTTTCTTGGGTGAGAATCGCGAAGTCTTTGCCATCCGGGCGGATTCGGGCGATGCGGTAGATGCCTTCGCGGTTGATGGTGAAGGCGATCCATTTGCCGTCGGGGGACCACGTGGGGCGTTGCTTCAGACCGACTGGCGTTTTCAGCAGCGTCAGCGCTTTGGTGGTGGCGTCCCAGAGGTACAGTTCCAGCGTTCCACTGCGGCTGGAGATCAGCGCCAGCGATTTGCCATCCGGCGACCAGGCGGGGCTGGTGTTGATCGCGCCTTCGATCAGTGGCTGGCGATCTTCGCCCCGTCGGTTGACGGTGATGATCGACTGGCCACCGTTGGGCATTGGCACGCTCAGGGCAATCCGTTTGCCATCGGGGTGGAAGGCCGGGCGGCGAAGTCCCGCGAAGCCGCCACCGGGAGTGAACGCGTAATCTTGCTTCGTATTGGCGTCGCGGATAACGAGTGACAGGGAGAGATTGCCGCGATTTTGGACAAATGCGTAAGCGGAACCATCGGCGGCATACGATAGTTCGTATTCCGATGTATTCGCAGCCGGATGCAGCGGTTCGATGCGGCCGGTGCGCAGATCCAACCGCATGAGACGCAGCAGGGCGGGCGTTTCTTGCAGGGCGTAAATCAGAGAATGGCCGTCAGGGGCGACGGTGGGATCTTGTTTGAGTCGGCCGTCGCGAGTGATCGCACGAAAATCAGAAGAGTTCATGGATGACTCGTCCTTGGGGCAACACGCGATATTCGGCCCGTGCTTGGGCATCGACGCCGGCGAGTTCGAGCATGGTGGTGCCGACCATGGCGGGGGTGATGGGGTCGGTCAGCGGATCTTCGCCGCGTGGGTCGCTTTCGCCAATCACGCGACCACCCAGCACACCGGCACCCGCCCAAATCGACGAATAGACCCGCGGCCAGTGATCGCGGGAGGCTTGGCCATTGATGCGGGGCGTGCGACCGAATTCGCCCATCGCCACGACCAGGGTATCCTCCAACAGACCGCGTTCGTCGAGATCGTCGAGCAGCGTCGAATAGACCCGATCGAGAATCGGCCCGTGTCGGTCCATGAGCATGTCAAAATTGAAAATGTGGGTATCCCAGCCAAAATCGCATTGGGGCGTCATCGCCTCAACATATTGCGACCAATTGACTTGGATGTACGGAACCCTGGCTTCGACCAATCTGCGGGCGAGCAGACAGGCCTGGCCGAAACTGGTCTGCCCGTAGCGTTCGCGGGTCTGTTCGGATTCGCGGCTCAGGTCGAGGGCTTGTCGCGCTTCGGGGGAGAGGAGCAGGGCGTAGGCACGCTCGCGGGATTGATCCCACTTCTGCTGTGCGGTTCGATCGATGGCACGCTGCAATCCGTCGAGTTCGCCGAGAAGGGTTCGCCGTTCGGTCAGATGATGCGGTGTCAACCCGTCGAGAATTTTCAGGGCCGGAACGTCGGTCTCGCCGGTATCCGCACAGGAGACGAGAAAGGGGTCGTATGTTCGTCCCCAGGTGCCACCGCCGTAGCCTTTCATCGGCCCGGTGACATCGCGTGGATTGCCACGCCCGATGGCCATGAATCCGGGCAGATCGCCGCGACCCCGATGGCGAGCCAGCACCGAGCCGAAGTTTGGCGCGGTCGTGCTCAGGTCGGTTTCGCCGGTCAGCCCAATGGTGCCACCCTTGAGGTGATCGGCGTCGAAATTTTTATGCGAACGAATCAGTGCGAATCGATTCGAGCGAGCGGCCATTTTCGGGAATAGCTCGGTGAATCGAACGCCGGGAGTGCGCGTGGGGATGGTGCCGAACGGCCCACGGAACTCGCTGGGGGCATTGGGTTTGGGATCGAACGTGTCGAGGTGACTGGGGGCACCCCAGAGCCACAACAGCACGACCGACTTGGCACGATGTGGGGCAGCCGATGCGCCGCCGGGCATCAGAAACGGGGCAAGCATCCCCGCCGTCACGAAGGATCGGCGAGTGATGCCAGCACATAATTGCGACCGAAACGAGCCGACGTGCATCATGGCGATGCCCCAAAAGACGCAGCCAACGGATCAGATCAATTCGCGCATTGCCGAGTCTTCCACCAAGTGGGTGGGGCGTCCGGTGGGGTCGTTGACGGTAGCCGTGGCGGGATTGATGCCCAGTGTGTGATACAGGGTGGCAATCACTTCGCCGAAGGTGGTCGGGCGGTCCTTGGCATATTCGCCGAGTCGGTTGGTCGATCCAACGACTTGCCCGGTCTTGAGGCCACCGCCGGCCATGATGGCGCACGACACTTGCGGCCAGTGATCGCGGCCTGCCGAGGCGTTGATGCGCGGCGTGCGACCGAATTCACCCCAAGCGATGACGGCGACATCGTTGAGCATGCCGCGAATTTCCAAATCTTCCACCAGGGCCGACAAGCCTTGATCGAGTTTGGTACCGTGATCGCGCACGAGGTCGAAGTTCTTGCCGTGACTGTCCCAACGACCGTATGATAAAGTGACCACTCGCACGCCAGCTTCGACCAGCCGACGAGCCATCAGCAGTTGATCGTTGACCGTGGGGGCACCATCGTACTGATATTGGTACGGTTTGCCATCGCCGTAGCGGGCACGGACGCGGGGATCTTCTTTCGAGAGATCCAACGCTTCGAGCAGCTTCGACGAGGTGAGCACGTTCAGGGCACGCTCGGTAACGCTGTCGAAGGCGCGAATCTGCCCGGTGGCATCCACACTGCGATTCAGGGCGTCGAAACCGGCGAGGAGTTGGCGGCGGTCGCCGAGTTGCTCCTTGTTGACGCCGGAAAGCAGCATGTTGGCCATGTCTGGGCCGGATGGTTTGAACGCAGCAAATGAGGAGCCAAGGAAGCCGGGCGTGCCCGGATCGGACCACGGGCCATGCGCGGTGCGGTCGGCCAAACCCACAAACGGCGGCACCGACGGATCAACCGTCCCTTGCAGGCGAGCAACCGCAGCCCCGAGACTGGGCCGACCACCCATATTCCGCATCGAATCGCCCGGCCAACCGCTCATGCACTGGATGGCATCGTGGCCACCGCGAGCGCCGACGATCGAACGAATGATGGCGAATTTGTCCATCATCCGGGCAATCCGCGGGAAGCATTCGCCGATTTGGATGCCGGTCACATTCGTGGCGATCGGCTTGAATTCCCCGCGAATTTCCGCTGGGGCATCGGGCTTGAGGTCAAACATGTCTTGGTGCGGCGGGCCACCACCCAAGAAGATGTTGATGACCGCCTTGTGCGAACTGGTGCGGCCGGTGAATTGCTCGGCCCGCAGAATATCCGCCAGCGTCAGGTTGGCGGCACCGAAGCTAAACGCGCCAATTTTGAGGAAGCTGCGACGGGAGACGCCATCGCACATGCGATCGGGTTTACCGAGAATGGAGAGCATGAGGTCAATCCTCGCGGTGAGTCGGTGTGAGAGCGCGATGGTCCGTTCGTCTGGAACCAGGTGGGTAGCTGGGTTGGGGGATGCTCCTTCTCCCCCAGCCATCAATCACGAATCCGTCCGA
This DNA window, taken from Tuwongella immobilis, encodes the following:
- a CDS encoding DUF1553 domain-containing protein, producing MRWFFVLMGGGGLFAALLAAEPAPRSTTDPLPLAAPLRNDPLPKRPATDGANPIDAWIRDRLDREGIPANPRADRVTLIRRVTLDLHGLPPTPEEVAEFVADPRADAYERLVDRLLASPRFGERMARHWLDLARFTESDGFERDRPRTNAWPYRDYVIAAFNDDRPYPQFVREQIAGDMLPESGAQGIAATAFLATGAYDEVAHAAASQSVRNLARQDELEEMLATVGQTFLGLTINCARCHNHKFDPISIRDYYALQSVFAGTRRGDRPMQSIRDGATRQQELLRIDRELQQVAEETRRVQTVIEQRVRRSMTTPTVELGPLPIARWNFDHDARDQIGTLHGTLMGQAKLANGRLILDGKSSWLQTAKLPKPLREQTLEAWAAIDRLDQRGGGVLTLEKIDGSQFHSIVYGERQPSVWMLGSEFFRRTRDVVAKPESDAAAPLIHLAVTIHANGTVTLYRNGQRYGEPYRLLGEALPPTFPAEMTHLLMGKRHTGAGNGLFAGSIDEARLYDRALSAEEVATSFRAGNRLPSAEQLAAATTADEKQALARFATRTQQLTQQRDLLKTVPTVFAVVSVSPLETRILRRGAIDKPDAVVTPRALPLLGHRPPELDVTPEMTDGQRRLKLAEWISDERNPLLWRVMANRVWQWHFGAGIVASSSDFGRMGEPPSHPELLDWLAGELRRSGGSLKSLHRQIVTSQTYQQTATESPQARAKDAENRLLSRFRPHRLEGEAVRDCILAVSGRLDATRGGPSMQPFQIEQFNAFFYRMFEKDEPQWNRRSIYRMQVISAREPVLETFDCPEPSVRTPRRVPTTTPLQALELMNGALVQQQSKRLAERIAREAGPTPREQVRRAFALALNRLPSDAEQTQAETLLKTHGGHALAWALFNSSEFLTVR
- a CDS encoding TolB family protein; the encoded protein is MNSSDFRAITRDGRLKQDPTVAPDGHSLIYALQETPALLRLMRLDLRTGRIEPLHPAANTSEYELSYAADGSAYAFVQNRGNLSLSLVIRDANTKQDYAFTPGGGFAGLRRPAFHPDGKRIALSVPMPNGGQSIITVNRRGEDRQPLIEGAINTSPAWSPDGKSLALISSRSGTLELYLWDATTKALTLLKTPVGLKQRPTWSPDGKWIAFTINREGIYRIARIRPDGKDFAILTQESERDDYPCFLPNQPALLYVRLLRGRTDIVQLPL
- a CDS encoding DUF1501 domain-containing protein produces the protein MLSILGKPDRMCDGVSRRSFLKIGAFSFGAANLTLADILRAEQFTGRTSSHKAVINIFLGGGPPHQDMFDLKPDAPAEIRGEFKPIATNVTGIQIGECFPRIARMMDKFAIIRSIVGARGGHDAIQCMSGWPGDSMRNMGGRPSLGAAVARLQGTVDPSVPPFVGLADRTAHGPWSDPGTPGFLGSSFAAFKPSGPDMANMLLSGVNKEQLGDRRQLLAGFDALNRSVDATGQIRAFDSVTERALNVLTSSKLLEALDLSKEDPRVRARYGDGKPYQYQYDGAPTVNDQLLMARRLVEAGVRVVTLSYGRWDSHGKNFDLVRDHGTKLDQGLSALVEDLEIRGMLNDVAVIAWGEFGRTPRINASAGRDHWPQVSCAIMAGGGLKTGQVVGSTNRLGEYAKDRPTTFGEVIATLYHTLGINPATATVNDPTGRPTHLVEDSAMRELI
- a CDS encoding DUF1501 domain-containing protein, with product MMESTPQRREFLHQFGLGGIALTWMLHQERGLRAESPPKPRATPTPTPTGLHFPAKAKRVIQIFSPGGVSHLDTFDYKPDLKKYEGQPLPSDRKIETFFNRPGRLMPTPFRFAQHGQSGRWVSELFPELAKHVDRLTFIQNMQAKSSNHTPAAFQMNSGTLFNGFPCMGAWLSYGLGTMNADLPTFLVMPDPRGLPAGGAVNWTSGFLPAQHQGVTLRNGPEAVRNLQTPPQVNPQERTDSLAMFRTLEEGFAATLPGDDALRARLRSYELAARMQMRIPEVTSIDSEPERIRRMYGLERPETRGFGRNCLLARRFLEKGVRFVQLWHGGAFGSPRINWDAHEDIVDNHRTQAASLDQPVAALLTDLQERGMLDDTLVLWTTEFGRTPITEGIGRPGRDHHPTVFTIWMAGAGLKPGTVYGASDDLGFGPQDDEATTIYDFHATVLHLLGIDHTKLTYYHNGIRRRLTDVHGEVIEDILA
- a CDS encoding DUF1501 domain-containing protein; the encoded protein is MMHVGSFRSQLCAGITRRSFVTAGMLAPFLMPGGASAAPHRAKSVVLLWLWGAPSHLDTFDPKPNAPSEFRGPFGTIPTRTPGVRFTELFPKMAARSNRFALIRSHKNFDADHLKGGTIGLTGETDLSTTAPNFGSVLARHRGRGDLPGFMAIGRGNPRDVTGPMKGYGGGTWGRTYDPFLVSCADTGETDVPALKILDGLTPHHLTERRTLLGELDGLQRAIDRTAQQKWDQSRERAYALLLSPEARQALDLSRESEQTRERYGQTSFGQACLLARRLVEARVPYIQVNWSQYVEAMTPQCDFGWDTHIFNFDMLMDRHGPILDRVYSTLLDDLDERGLLEDTLVVAMGEFGRTPRINGQASRDHWPRVYSSIWAGAGVLGGRVIGESDPRGEDPLTDPITPAMVGTTMLELAGVDAQARAEYRVLPQGRVIHELF